A stretch of the Actinotalea sp. JY-7876 genome encodes the following:
- a CDS encoding urea amidolyase associated protein UAAP1, whose amino-acid sequence MAAPSTATTAGARDHARAQEAAAEGAGHPRPTYPASARPTPPEGVAAADLVWSETVAPGGYTHLEVAPGTAVRLTDLTGDACAHLLLFHAGRPWERLNVADTVKVQWQAYPTAGHLLLSDQGRALASITQDTSGRHDTLFGTSTRARNAERYGDGDAHGPSPAGRELLALAGAKHGLTRRDLPPSISFFQGYRVDDAGRPRPIGSAGAGADVTLVAELPLVVLVANTAHPLDPRPDWSCGPLDVVAWHPVPVASGAPSRATTPEGRRALERTAAHLATTRTPAGGDR is encoded by the coding sequence ATGGCCGCACCGTCCACCGCCACGACCGCCGGAGCGCGCGACCACGCCCGTGCCCAGGAGGCGGCCGCCGAGGGTGCGGGCCACCCGCGCCCGACCTACCCCGCGAGCGCCCGGCCCACCCCGCCCGAGGGCGTCGCCGCCGCGGACCTGGTGTGGTCCGAGACGGTCGCGCCCGGCGGCTACACGCACCTCGAGGTCGCACCGGGCACGGCGGTCCGGCTCACCGACCTCACCGGGGACGCGTGCGCGCACCTCCTGCTGTTCCACGCCGGTCGGCCGTGGGAGCGCCTCAACGTCGCCGACACCGTCAAGGTGCAGTGGCAGGCGTACCCGACCGCGGGCCACCTGCTGCTCTCCGACCAGGGCCGAGCGCTCGCGAGCATCACGCAGGACACGTCCGGTCGGCACGACACCCTGTTCGGGACGAGCACCCGGGCCCGCAACGCCGAGCGCTACGGCGACGGGGACGCGCACGGCCCGAGCCCTGCCGGACGCGAGCTCCTCGCGCTGGCCGGGGCCAAGCACGGCCTGACGCGCCGTGACCTGCCCCCGAGCATCTCCTTCTTCCAGGGCTACCGCGTCGACGACGCGGGCCGGCCCCGGCCGATCGGCTCCGCGGGGGCCGGGGCGGACGTCACGCTCGTCGCCGAGCTACCGCTCGTCGTGCTCGTCGCGAACACCGCCCACCCCCTCGACCCGCGGCCCGACTGGTCCTGCGGCCCGCTCGACGTCGTCGCGTGGCACCCCGTCCCGGTCGCGTCGGGCGCCCCCTCCCGGGCGACGACGCCCGAAGGACGCCGCGCCCTCGAGCGCACCGCCGCGCACCTCGCCACCACCCGCACGCCCGCCGGAGGAGACCGATGA
- a CDS encoding dihydrofolate reductase family protein, whose product MAIVSTLFISLDGVAEVEPAWHFPYFDERMGAAVDEDYQGADVLLLGRVTYDSFAGAWPGREAAGGQDAAFAKQLGDLRKVVATRGDQDLGWRNVERLDGDLAASVRALAAEPGVGKVLVAGSISVVRQLLAAGLLDELRLLVHPVAARRGERLFDEGEPIYPLRLLRSEVYPTGVVRLIYAPTELPSQGGYEEAMEHLPAATAG is encoded by the coding sequence ATGGCGATCGTCTCGACCCTGTTCATCTCGCTCGACGGCGTCGCCGAGGTCGAGCCCGCGTGGCACTTCCCCTACTTCGACGAGCGCATGGGCGCGGCCGTCGACGAGGACTACCAGGGCGCCGACGTGCTCCTGCTCGGGCGCGTGACCTACGACAGCTTCGCGGGCGCGTGGCCCGGGCGGGAGGCCGCGGGAGGCCAGGACGCCGCGTTCGCGAAGCAGCTGGGCGACCTCCGCAAGGTGGTGGCCACGCGCGGCGACCAGGACCTCGGCTGGCGCAACGTCGAGCGCCTCGACGGCGACCTCGCGGCGTCGGTCCGCGCGCTGGCGGCCGAGCCCGGCGTCGGCAAGGTCCTCGTCGCCGGCTCAATCTCCGTGGTCCGCCAGCTCCTCGCGGCGGGCCTCCTCGACGAGCTGCGGCTCCTCGTCCACCCGGTCGCCGCCCGCCGCGGCGAGCGTCTGTTCGACGAGGGGGAGCCGATCTACCCGCTGCGCCTGCTGCGCTCGGAGGTCTACCCGACCGGCGTCGTCCGCCTGATCTACGCCCCCACGGAGCTGCCGTCGCAGGGCGGCTACGAGGAGGCCATGGAGCACCTCCCCGCCGCGACCGCAGGCTGA
- a CDS encoding sugar-binding transcriptional regulator — MYYLQDLKMDVIARQLGTSRSTVSRLIKRARETGLVEITLRPGRTRAPGLRETIAGRYGIEAYVAPVPDSATEIDRLDQVALTTAKLIGSWFDSDMVLGIAWGTTLAAVGRRLMPKATRGSAVVQLNGAANTRTSGIEYASDLISGFGAAFDATVHHFPVPAFFDYPETKAAMWRERSVRRVLDVQRRADIALFGVGAVGGGLPSHVYSAGYLDAEDITLLHDEGVVGDVCTVFLRADGSYEDVALNARATGPTPVELQRVPRRVCAVAGDNKVVPLRAALAAGVVTDLVVDELTAELLLSDDA; from the coding sequence ATGTACTACCTCCAGGACCTCAAGATGGACGTCATCGCGCGGCAGCTGGGGACGTCGCGGTCGACGGTCTCGCGCCTCATCAAGCGCGCGCGCGAGACGGGGCTCGTCGAGATCACGCTGCGTCCGGGCCGCACCCGGGCGCCGGGCCTGCGGGAGACGATCGCCGGCCGGTACGGCATCGAGGCCTACGTCGCGCCGGTCCCGGACTCGGCGACGGAGATCGACCGGCTCGACCAGGTCGCGCTCACCACGGCGAAGCTGATCGGCTCGTGGTTCGACTCCGACATGGTCCTCGGCATCGCGTGGGGCACGACGCTGGCCGCCGTCGGCCGCCGCCTCATGCCCAAGGCGACGCGGGGCAGCGCCGTCGTGCAGCTCAACGGCGCCGCCAACACGCGCACGAGCGGCATCGAGTACGCGAGCGACCTCATCTCCGGCTTCGGCGCGGCCTTCGACGCGACGGTGCACCACTTCCCGGTGCCGGCGTTCTTCGACTACCCCGAGACGAAGGCCGCGATGTGGCGCGAGCGCTCGGTCCGGCGCGTGCTCGACGTGCAGCGGCGCGCGGACATCGCCCTGTTCGGCGTCGGCGCCGTCGGCGGCGGCCTGCCGAGCCACGTGTACTCGGCCGGCTACCTCGACGCCGAGGACATCACGCTGCTGCACGACGAGGGCGTGGTGGGCGACGTGTGCACGGTCTTCCTGCGGGCGGACGGCAGCTACGAGGACGTCGCCCTGAACGCGCGCGCGACGGGCCCGACCCCCGTCGAGCTCCAGCGGGTGCCGCGCCGCGTGTGCGCCGTCGCGGGCGACAACAAGGTGGTCCCGCTGCGCGCCGCGCTCGCGGCCGGGGTGGTCACGGACCTCGTCGTCGACGAGCTCACCGCCGAGCTCCTGCTCTCCGACGACGCCTGA
- a CDS encoding TetR/AcrR family transcriptional regulator, producing MTTRRQGRPRLSGPADSGLPAAEQILEAAARLFVEDGYQATSTRAVAAAVGIRQASLYYHFASKADLLAELLARSVRPSLEAADALLADLPDDDPVAAAARLHALVLADAELLLGTPHNTGALYLLPEIRDERFAAFREERRRLRDAYGRLVAAARPPAGHPAGTEALTDMVLGLVESVIGIRGEGGGADLSALPGAVAEACLRVVGWPDSAAVLAARQPAAARP from the coding sequence GTGACCACCCGACGGCAGGGCCGCCCGCGGCTCTCCGGCCCGGCGGACAGCGGGCTGCCGGCCGCCGAGCAGATCCTCGAGGCGGCCGCCCGCCTCTTCGTCGAGGACGGGTACCAGGCGACGTCGACGCGCGCGGTCGCTGCCGCGGTGGGGATCCGCCAGGCGTCGCTCTACTACCACTTCGCCTCGAAGGCCGACCTCCTCGCCGAGCTGCTCGCGCGCTCCGTGCGACCGTCCCTCGAGGCGGCCGACGCCCTGCTCGCCGACCTGCCCGACGACGACCCGGTGGCAGCCGCCGCCCGGCTGCACGCGCTCGTGCTCGCCGACGCCGAGCTGCTCCTCGGCACGCCGCACAACACGGGCGCCCTGTACCTGCTCCCCGAGATCCGCGACGAGCGCTTCGCGGCGTTCCGCGAGGAGCGGCGGCGGCTGCGCGACGCGTACGGGCGGCTCGTCGCCGCGGCCCGGCCGCCGGCCGGGCACCCCGCCGGGACCGAGGCCCTGACCGACATGGTGCTCGGCCTCGTCGAGAGCGTCATCGGGATCCGCGGCGAAGGGGGCGGCGCCGACCTCTCCGCGCTGCCCGGCGCGGTCGCCGAGGCGTGCCTGCGGGTCGTCGGCTGGCCGGACTCGGCGGCCGTGCTGGCGGCGCGGCAGCCCGCCGCGGCGAGGCCGTAA
- a CDS encoding urea amidolyase associated protein UAAP2 has protein sequence MTETTVAAVVPGQPAVPDQTVVLDQTVPARAPWSAVVRAGHELTIIDLEGNQAVDFLVYDAHDTSLRYSAPDTLQGQDSIFLTTGSVLRDCEYGPLMTVVADDVGRHDTLGGACSVESNALRYGHHTASQHACVENFLAEGGRRGLGKRDLVSNINWYMNVPVDPDGALGIVDGLSAPGLSLRLRAERDVLVVVSNCPQVNNPCNGFDPTPVRMVVTAGAPDPAL, from the coding sequence ATGACCGAGACCACCGTCGCCGCCGTCGTGCCGGGGCAGCCCGCCGTGCCGGACCAGACCGTCGTCCTCGACCAGACCGTCCCGGCGCGCGCGCCCTGGTCGGCGGTCGTCCGCGCCGGCCACGAGCTGACGATCATCGACCTCGAGGGCAACCAGGCCGTGGACTTCCTCGTCTACGACGCGCACGACACGTCGCTGCGCTACAGCGCCCCGGACACGCTGCAGGGCCAGGACTCGATCTTCCTCACGACGGGCAGCGTGCTGCGCGACTGCGAGTACGGGCCGCTCATGACGGTGGTCGCGGACGACGTCGGCCGGCACGACACGCTCGGCGGCGCGTGCTCGGTGGAGTCCAACGCGCTCCGCTACGGGCACCACACCGCGTCCCAGCACGCGTGCGTCGAGAACTTCCTCGCGGAGGGCGGCCGGCGCGGCCTGGGCAAGCGCGACCTCGTCTCCAACATCAACTGGTACATGAACGTGCCGGTCGACCCCGACGGCGCGCTCGGCATCGTCGACGGCCTCTCCGCGCCCGGCCTGAGCCTGCGGCTGCGCGCCGAGCGCGACGTGCTCGTCGTCGTCTCCAACTGCCCGCAGGTCAACAACCCGTGCAACGGGTTCGACCCCACGCCCGTGCGCATGGTCGTCACCGCCGGCGCCCCGGACCCGGCGCTCTGA
- a CDS encoding glycerol-3-phosphate dehydrogenase/oxidase produces MKTAALTPAAREEALTALARSSEGEELDVLVIGGGVTGAGIALDAVTRGLRVGLVEAQDWASGTSSRSSKLVHGGLRYLQMLDFNLVHEALTERDLLLKKIAPHLVRPVSFLYPLEHRVWERAYVGAGVALYDVLASIAPGHRAMPWHRHVTRTGMERLFPDLRHDAAVGAVRYWDASVDDARLVATLVRTAATYGAHTASRTQVVELTRRATGVVNGAVVQDLETGRRITVHADQVINATGVWTEETEALAGDEGGLHVLASKGVHIVVPRERIRGDVGLILQTEKSVLFVIPWSRYWVIGTTDTPWEQELTHPVATAADIDYVIEHANAVLADPISRDDVIGTWAGLRPLLQPGTKAGTSSAKVSREHTVASPTPGLTVIAGGKLTTYRVMAKDAVDFAIGERAKSLPSITDRISLAGAEGHAVLQRQAKRIARTYGWSRPMVDHLLHRYGSLLTDLMEMVDADPSLGRPLEGAPAYLRAEVAYAASHEGVLHLEDVMIHRTRLVYEQRDRGLAAIEEIADLVAERLGWDAERRAEEVAAYTARCEAEEAASFEPDDASAEAARLRVPDVTPLVELGTPGPGPGLKPGSPADSKGAAGPYGT; encoded by the coding sequence GTGAAGACAGCGGCACTGACGCCGGCGGCACGCGAGGAGGCGCTCACGGCGCTGGCGCGGTCGAGCGAGGGCGAGGAGCTCGACGTCCTGGTGATCGGGGGCGGCGTCACGGGCGCCGGCATCGCGCTCGACGCGGTGACGCGCGGGTTGCGCGTGGGCCTCGTCGAGGCGCAGGACTGGGCCAGCGGCACGTCGAGCCGGTCGAGCAAGCTCGTCCACGGCGGCCTGCGCTACCTGCAGATGCTCGACTTCAACCTCGTCCACGAGGCGCTGACCGAACGGGACCTGCTGCTGAAGAAGATCGCGCCGCACCTCGTGCGCCCGGTCTCGTTCCTCTACCCGCTCGAGCACCGCGTCTGGGAGCGTGCGTACGTCGGCGCCGGCGTCGCCCTCTACGACGTGCTCGCGAGCATCGCCCCCGGGCACCGCGCGATGCCGTGGCACCGCCACGTGACCCGCACCGGCATGGAGCGCCTCTTCCCCGACCTGCGCCACGACGCCGCCGTCGGCGCGGTCCGCTACTGGGACGCGAGCGTCGACGACGCCCGCCTCGTGGCGACGCTCGTCCGCACGGCCGCCACGTACGGCGCGCACACGGCCAGCCGCACGCAGGTCGTCGAGCTCACGCGCCGGGCGACCGGCGTCGTCAACGGCGCCGTCGTGCAGGACCTCGAGACCGGCCGCCGCATCACCGTCCACGCCGACCAGGTCATCAACGCGACCGGCGTCTGGACGGAGGAGACCGAGGCCCTCGCGGGCGACGAGGGCGGCCTGCACGTGCTGGCGTCCAAGGGCGTCCACATCGTCGTGCCGCGCGAGCGCATCCGCGGCGACGTCGGCCTGATCCTGCAGACCGAGAAGAGCGTCCTCTTCGTCATCCCGTGGTCGCGGTACTGGGTCATCGGCACCACCGACACGCCGTGGGAGCAGGAGCTCACGCACCCCGTCGCCACCGCGGCGGACATCGACTACGTCATCGAGCACGCGAACGCCGTGCTCGCCGACCCGATCTCGCGCGACGACGTCATCGGCACGTGGGCAGGGCTGCGCCCGCTGCTGCAGCCGGGCACCAAGGCGGGGACGTCGTCGGCCAAGGTCTCGCGCGAGCACACCGTGGCCTCGCCCACGCCCGGCCTGACGGTCATCGCGGGCGGGAAGCTCACGACGTACCGCGTCATGGCCAAGGACGCCGTCGACTTCGCGATCGGCGAGCGCGCGAAGAGCCTGCCGTCGATCACGGACCGCATCTCGCTGGCGGGGGCCGAGGGCCACGCGGTGCTCCAGCGCCAGGCGAAGCGCATCGCGCGCACCTACGGCTGGTCCCGGCCGATGGTCGACCACCTGCTGCACCGCTACGGCTCGCTGCTCACCGACCTCATGGAGATGGTCGACGCCGACCCGTCGCTCGGCCGCCCGCTCGAGGGGGCGCCGGCCTACCTGCGGGCGGAGGTCGCCTACGCCGCCTCGCACGAGGGCGTCCTGCACCTCGAGGACGTGATGATCCACCGCACGCGCCTGGTCTACGAGCAGCGCGACCGCGGTCTGGCCGCCATCGAGGAGATCGCCGACCTCGTCGCGGAGCGCCTCGGGTGGGACGCGGAGCGTCGCGCCGAGGAGGTCGCCGCCTACACCGCGCGCTGCGAGGCGGAGGAGGCGGCGTCCTTCGAGCCCGACGACGCCTCGGCCGAGGCGGCGCGGCTGCGCGTCCCGGACGTCACGCCGCTCGTCGAGCTCGGGACGCCAGGTCCGGGGCCCGGGCTCAAGCCCGGCTCGCCCGCCGACTCGAAGGGGGCGGCCGGACCGTACGGCACCTGA
- a CDS encoding sodium:solute symporter family protein: MIIAGVGLSVLAVVLVGILVARKVDGDSANFLVAGRRLGVPLVAASLTAAAVDSNATVGNTDLTSAFGFWSGASLALGLAICLLLTGLFLARPMNRMRLFTLADFYRLRYGRGVEVAASVLMIFAFAILMAGNLVACGFLLEMFLGIDYTQGVLIAVVLVLVYTIGGGMFSDAYTAAIQITITAFATVALLWWVGSTIGFAIPEGMGPFDLEQLTSTDAGAPINWATLISLGIGDIVAIDFMQRIFSAKNPEVARRSCFAGAAGTAVVGVSYALVSLAAVSAFGLDMGDGPVLFSLLADHAPPALTILVLSGIVAASFSTASGAILATSAVAVRNIIGIRRVAPVAAGDGRDPLLRWTRLAMIPVVVLGVTVALEVAQTGILLTLAFDLMLACLVVPFLLGLFWRRGGTRAAVAAMGTGLVVRLGLFVLTPTMYGVPNDIAYLPNSLVPASFDGWPTVYGGLASLVAYLVAAFVWPRTVTEEAWAIADGMPAQDEADAEARRTAGAAPPMR; encoded by the coding sequence ATGATCATCGCGGGAGTCGGACTCAGCGTCCTCGCCGTCGTCCTCGTCGGCATCCTCGTCGCGCGCAAGGTCGACGGTGACAGCGCCAACTTCCTCGTCGCCGGGCGACGGCTCGGGGTCCCGCTCGTCGCGGCGTCCCTCACGGCGGCCGCCGTGGACTCGAACGCGACGGTCGGCAACACGGACCTGACGTCCGCCTTCGGGTTCTGGTCCGGCGCCTCGCTCGCGCTCGGCCTGGCGATCTGCCTCCTGCTCACCGGGCTGTTCCTGGCCCGCCCGATGAACCGGATGCGGCTGTTCACGCTGGCCGACTTCTACCGGCTGCGGTACGGGCGCGGGGTCGAGGTCGCGGCGTCGGTCCTCATGATCTTCGCGTTCGCGATCCTCATGGCGGGCAACCTCGTGGCCTGCGGCTTCCTGCTCGAGATGTTCCTCGGCATCGACTACACGCAGGGCGTGCTCATCGCCGTCGTGCTGGTGCTCGTCTACACGATCGGCGGCGGGATGTTCTCCGACGCCTACACGGCCGCGATCCAGATCACGATCACGGCGTTCGCCACGGTCGCGCTGCTGTGGTGGGTCGGGTCGACGATCGGCTTCGCCATCCCCGAGGGCATGGGCCCGTTCGACCTGGAGCAGCTGACCTCGACCGACGCCGGCGCCCCCATCAACTGGGCGACCCTCATCTCGCTGGGCATCGGCGACATCGTCGCCATCGACTTCATGCAGCGGATCTTCTCCGCGAAGAACCCCGAGGTGGCCCGCCGGTCGTGCTTCGCCGGCGCCGCCGGGACCGCCGTCGTGGGCGTCTCGTACGCGCTCGTGTCCCTCGCGGCGGTGTCAGCCTTCGGCCTCGACATGGGCGACGGGCCCGTCCTGTTCTCCCTGCTCGCCGACCACGCCCCGCCCGCGCTGACGATCCTCGTGCTGTCGGGCATCGTGGCGGCGTCCTTCTCGACGGCGTCCGGCGCCATCCTGGCGACGTCGGCCGTGGCGGTGCGCAACATCATCGGGATCCGTCGCGTCGCCCCGGTGGCGGCGGGCGACGGACGCGACCCCCTGCTGCGCTGGACGCGGCTCGCCATGATCCCCGTCGTCGTCCTGGGCGTGACCGTCGCGCTCGAGGTGGCGCAGACGGGGATCCTCCTGACGCTGGCCTTCGACCTCATGCTGGCGTGCCTCGTCGTGCCCTTCCTGCTCGGTCTGTTCTGGCGTCGCGGCGGGACGCGCGCAGCCGTCGCGGCCATGGGCACGGGGCTCGTCGTGCGCCTCGGCCTCTTCGTCCTGACCCCGACCATGTACGGCGTCCCGAACGACATCGCCTACCTGCCCAACAGCCTCGTCCCCGCGAGCTTCGACGGGTGGCCCACCGTCTACGGCGGCCTCGCGTCCCTCGTCGCGTACCTGGTGGCGGCCTTCGTCTGGCCGCGGACCGTGACCGAGGAGGCCTGGGCGATCGCCGACGGCATGCCCGCGCAGGACGAGGCCGACGCCGAGGCCCGCCGCACGGCGGGGGCCGCGCCGCCCATGCGGTGA
- the uca gene encoding urea carboxylase, with translation MGFDTLLVANRGEIAVRIIRSARELGLRTVAVHSAADAGAAHTHLADESVLLGPAPAAQSYLLADRVVEAALATGAGAIHPGYGFLSENAAFARAAEAAGLVFVGPRPEHLEVFGSKHTARDAARAAGVPMLAGTGLLESLDEALARADVVGYPVMLKATAGGGGIGMRACHSPAELADAWEAVRRTAGASFGSAGVFLERLITAARHVEVQVFGDGDGTVVSLGDRDCSLQRRHQKVVEEAPAPGLPDAVRAEIADAARRLCASVAYRSAGTVEYVYDAERGEAAFLEVNTRLQVEHPVTEAVWGIDLVAWMLRLAQGDTTMLDEPLTPSGHAVEARVYAENPDRDHLPSAGTVTAVRLPGGARVDTWIEPGAEVTTHYDPLLAKVITTGTDRAQAWDALGDALAATTIGGVATNLGLLRAIGATPAVRAATHHTGTLADVADADPRVEVVRPGMLTTVQDWPGRTGLWHVGIPPSGPMDDLSFRLGNRALGNAEGAPGLECTLDGPTLRFRTPATVMVTGAPAPVTLDGMAVPQWEPVDVSAGSTLSVGAPSAGMRTYLLVRGGLDVPGVLGSAATFDLGRIGGTTGSPLRPGDLLPLGRPAPDLAPAAPVAPGERPDVTSAWEVGALEGPHAAPEFFTPDDVAAFYAATWSVHFNSARTGVRLVGPKPTWARPDGGEAGLHPSNIHDTPYAVGAVDYTGDLPILLGPDGPSLGGFTCPATVAVGQMWKLGQLRPGDTVRFVPVDEAQAAALRTRPQSVPTASRPAHGDGGVLGRLDPTDTRPAVTYRRSGDDNLLVEYGAMELDLASRLRVHALAEAVTERLGAPDAGRRGGLVDVTPGIRSLQLHLDPDTLSLRRVLDVVQEVEAELPPTSELVVPSRTVHLPLSWDDPSTREAIERYMAGVRDDAPWCPWNIEFIRRINGLDSVDDVYRTVFDARYLVLGLGDVYLGAPVATPLDPRHRLVTTKYNPARTWTPENAVGIGGAYLCIYGMEGPGGYQFVGRTVQVWSTHRQRGAFEPGTPWLLRFFDTIRWYPVSAEELLDNRADMAAGRLDLRIDEGTFALTDHERFLAENAGSIADFRAQQAAAFGAERDAWQAAGEFDPRPEPELAAVGAGPGVGVPDGCDGVEAPFVATVFRVDVRPGDVVAQGQTLLALEAMKMEAPVVATAPGVVVDVVVAPGDQVGPGQVLVVVERREAA, from the coding sequence ATGGGCTTCGACACGCTGCTCGTCGCGAACCGCGGCGAGATCGCCGTCCGGATCATCCGGTCGGCCCGCGAGCTGGGCCTGCGCACCGTCGCGGTCCACTCGGCCGCCGACGCGGGCGCCGCCCACACGCACCTCGCGGACGAGTCGGTCCTGCTGGGACCGGCGCCCGCCGCGCAGAGCTACCTGCTCGCCGACCGGGTGGTCGAGGCCGCCCTGGCGACGGGCGCGGGCGCGATCCACCCGGGCTACGGCTTCCTGTCCGAGAACGCCGCGTTCGCGCGCGCGGCCGAGGCGGCCGGCCTCGTCTTCGTCGGCCCGCGGCCCGAGCACCTCGAGGTGTTCGGGTCCAAGCACACCGCGCGCGACGCCGCCCGCGCCGCGGGCGTGCCCATGCTCGCCGGGACCGGCCTGCTCGAGTCGCTCGACGAGGCCCTCGCCCGGGCCGACGTCGTCGGGTACCCGGTGATGCTCAAGGCCACCGCGGGCGGCGGCGGCATCGGCATGCGGGCCTGCCACTCCCCCGCCGAGCTCGCCGACGCCTGGGAGGCCGTCCGCCGCACCGCCGGCGCCAGCTTCGGCTCGGCCGGCGTCTTCCTCGAGCGCCTCATCACCGCGGCGCGGCACGTCGAGGTCCAGGTGTTCGGCGACGGCGACGGGACCGTCGTGTCCCTCGGCGACCGCGACTGCTCGCTGCAGCGCCGGCACCAGAAGGTCGTCGAGGAGGCCCCCGCACCCGGCCTGCCCGACGCCGTCCGCGCCGAGATCGCGGACGCCGCCCGCCGTCTGTGCGCGTCCGTCGCCTACCGCTCCGCCGGGACCGTGGAGTACGTGTACGACGCCGAGCGCGGCGAGGCCGCCTTCCTCGAGGTCAACACCCGGCTCCAGGTCGAGCACCCCGTCACCGAGGCCGTCTGGGGCATCGACCTCGTCGCCTGGATGCTGCGGCTCGCACAGGGCGACACGACCATGCTCGACGAGCCGCTGACGCCCTCGGGCCATGCGGTCGAGGCCCGCGTGTACGCCGAGAACCCCGACCGCGACCACCTCCCGTCGGCCGGCACCGTCACGGCCGTCCGCCTGCCGGGCGGGGCGCGCGTCGACACCTGGATCGAGCCCGGCGCCGAGGTGACGACCCACTACGACCCGCTGCTCGCCAAGGTCATCACGACCGGCACCGACCGCGCCCAGGCGTGGGACGCGCTCGGCGACGCGCTCGCCGCCACGACGATCGGCGGCGTCGCGACGAACCTCGGCCTGCTCCGGGCGATCGGCGCCACGCCGGCGGTGCGCGCGGCGACGCACCACACGGGCACGCTCGCCGACGTCGCCGACGCCGACCCGCGGGTCGAGGTGGTGCGCCCGGGCATGCTCACGACCGTCCAGGACTGGCCGGGCCGCACCGGGCTCTGGCACGTCGGCATCCCGCCGTCGGGCCCGATGGACGACCTCTCCTTCCGCCTCGGCAACCGCGCGCTCGGCAACGCGGAGGGTGCGCCGGGTCTCGAGTGCACGCTCGACGGGCCGACCCTGCGCTTCCGCACGCCGGCCACCGTCATGGTCACCGGCGCACCCGCGCCGGTGACGCTTGACGGGATGGCCGTGCCGCAGTGGGAGCCGGTCGACGTCTCGGCGGGCAGCACGCTGAGCGTCGGGGCGCCCAGCGCCGGGATGCGCACCTACCTGCTGGTCCGCGGCGGGCTCGACGTGCCCGGCGTCCTCGGCTCGGCGGCCACCTTCGACCTCGGCCGCATCGGCGGGACGACGGGGTCGCCGCTGCGGCCCGGCGACCTGCTGCCGCTCGGCCGGCCGGCGCCGGACCTCGCGCCGGCAGCGCCGGTCGCACCGGGCGAGCGCCCGGACGTGACGAGCGCGTGGGAGGTCGGCGCGCTCGAGGGCCCGCACGCGGCCCCGGAGTTCTTCACGCCCGACGACGTCGCCGCCTTCTACGCCGCCACCTGGAGCGTGCACTTCAACTCCGCCCGCACGGGCGTGCGCCTCGTCGGGCCCAAGCCGACGTGGGCCCGGCCGGACGGCGGCGAGGCGGGCCTGCACCCGTCCAACATCCACGACACCCCGTACGCCGTCGGCGCGGTCGACTACACGGGAGACCTGCCGATCCTCCTCGGCCCGGACGGCCCGAGCCTGGGTGGCTTCACGTGCCCGGCCACGGTCGCCGTCGGGCAGATGTGGAAGCTGGGCCAGCTCCGCCCGGGCGACACCGTGCGGTTCGTGCCCGTGGACGAGGCGCAGGCGGCGGCGCTGCGGACCCGGCCGCAGTCGGTGCCGACGGCCTCGCGCCCGGCGCACGGCGACGGCGGCGTCCTCGGCCGGCTCGACCCCACCGACACCCGCCCCGCGGTCACCTACCGGCGCAGCGGCGACGACAACCTGCTGGTCGAGTACGGCGCGATGGAGCTCGACCTCGCGTCCCGCCTGCGCGTGCACGCACTCGCCGAGGCGGTCACCGAGCGCCTCGGGGCACCCGACGCGGGACGGCGCGGCGGGCTCGTCGACGTGACGCCGGGCATCCGGTCGCTGCAGCTCCACCTCGACCCGGACACGCTGTCGCTGCGCCGCGTGCTCGACGTCGTGCAGGAGGTCGAGGCGGAGCTGCCCCCGACGAGCGAGCTGGTCGTGCCGAGCCGCACGGTGCACCTGCCCCTCTCGTGGGACGACCCGTCCACGCGTGAGGCGATCGAGCGCTACATGGCCGGGGTGCGCGACGACGCGCCGTGGTGCCCGTGGAACATCGAGTTCATCCGCCGGATCAACGGGCTGGACAGCGTCGACGACGTCTACCGCACCGTGTTCGACGCCCGGTACCTCGTGCTCGGGCTGGGCGACGTCTACCTCGGCGCTCCCGTGGCGACGCCGCTCGACCCGCGCCACCGGCTCGTGACGACGAAGTACAACCCGGCCCGGACGTGGACGCCCGAGAACGCCGTGGGGATCGGCGGGGCCTACCTGTGCATCTACGGCATGGAGGGCCCCGGCGGCTACCAGTTCGTGGGCCGCACGGTCCAGGTGTGGTCGACCCACCGCCAGCGCGGGGCGTTCGAGCCGGGCACGCCCTGGCTGCTGCGGTTCTTCGACACGATCCGCTGGTACCCGGTCAGCGCCGAGGAGCTCCTCGACAACCGCGCCGACATGGCGGCGGGACGGCTCGACCTGCGCATCGACGAGGGCACGTTCGCGCTGACGGACCACGAGCGGTTCCTCGCCGAGAACGCCGGCTCGATCGCGGACTTCCGCGCGCAGCAGGCGGCCGCGTTCGGTGCGGAGCGGGACGCGTGGCAGGCGGCGGGCGAGTTCGACCCACGGCCCGAGCCCGAGCTCGCCGCTGTGGGCGCCGGCCCCGGGGTGGGCGTGCCCGACGGCTGCGACGGCGTCGAGGCGCCGTTCGTCGCGACCGTCTTCCGCGTCGACGTGCGGCCGGGCGACGTCGTCGCGCAGGGGCAGACGCTCCTCGCCCTGGAGGCGATGAAGATGGAGGCGCCCGTCGTGGCAACCGCGCCGGGCGTCGTGGTCGACGTGGTGGTCGCGCCGGGCGACCAGGTCGGTCCGGGCCAGGTGCTCGTCGTCGTCGAGCGGCGGGAGGCCGCCTGA